The Cyprinus carpio isolate SPL01 chromosome A5, ASM1834038v1, whole genome shotgun sequence genome has a segment encoding these proteins:
- the LOC109079202 gene encoding N-terminal Xaa-Pro-Lys N-methyltransferase 1 isoform X2 yields the protein MEDCLIENQTVFYSKAEHYWKEVSPTVDGMLGGYGSISSIDINGSKKFLQKFLGEGQGKTGTGCALDCGAGIGRITKRLLLPLFRTVDLVDVTQEFLDKARTYLGEEAKRVENYFCCGLQDFQPQPERYDVIWIQWVIGHLTDDHLVEFLRRCRSGLRPDGLIVVKDNVAYEGVIPDDVDSSVCRDLNVLHRLVARAGLSIICEEQQQNFPEEIYQVHTLALR from the exons ATGGAAGACTGTTTGATAGAAAACCAGACAGTCTTTTACTCAAAGGCAGAACACTACTGGAAGGAAGTCTCGCCCACCGTGGATGGAATGCTGGGAGGTTATGGCAGCATTTCCAGCATCGACATTAATGGCTCCAAAAAGTTTCTTCAAAAATTCCTTGGG GAAGGCCAGGGTAAGACTGGGACAGGCTGTGCTCTGGACTGTGGTGCTGGAATCGGCCGTATCACCAAGCGGCTGCTCCTGCCCCTCTTCCGTACGGTGGATCTAGTGGACGTGACACAGGAGTTTCTGGATAAAGCTCGTACCTACCTGGGTGAGGAAGCCAAGCGGGTGGAGAACTACTTCTGCTGTGGCCTACAAGACTTTCAGCCCCAGCCAGAACGCTACGATGTCATTTGGATCCAGTGGGTGATCG GTCACTTGACCGATGACCATCTGGTGGAATTCCTGAGGCGTTGCCGGAGTGGTCTGCGTCCAGATGGCCTGATTGTGGTGAAGGATAATGTTGCATATGAAGGTGTAATACCTGATGATGTAGACAGCAGCGTGTGTCGGGACCTGAATGTATTACATCGCCTAGTAGCCCGGGCCGGACTCAGCATCATCTGTGAGGAGCAGCAGCAGAACTTCCCTGAGGAAATCTACCAGGTCCACACTCTAGCGCTCAGATAG
- the LOC109079202 gene encoding N-terminal Xaa-Pro-Lys N-methyltransferase 1 isoform X1, with translation MTDCKKRQSARARKQRRCAKMEDCLIENQTVFYSKAEHYWKEVSPTVDGMLGGYGSISSIDINGSKKFLQKFLGEGQGKTGTGCALDCGAGIGRITKRLLLPLFRTVDLVDVTQEFLDKARTYLGEEAKRVENYFCCGLQDFQPQPERYDVIWIQWVIGHLTDDHLVEFLRRCRSGLRPDGLIVVKDNVAYEGVIPDDVDSSVCRDLNVLHRLVARAGLSIICEEQQQNFPEEIYQVHTLALR, from the exons ATGACCGATTGTAAGAAACGACAGTCAGCGAGAGCACGAAAGCAAAG GCGTTGTGCAAAGATGGAAGACTGTTTGATAGAAAACCAGACAGTCTTTTACTCAAAGGCAGAACACTACTGGAAGGAAGTCTCGCCCACCGTGGATGGAATGCTGGGAGGTTATGGCAGCATTTCCAGCATCGACATTAATGGCTCCAAAAAGTTTCTTCAAAAATTCCTTGGG GAAGGCCAGGGTAAGACTGGGACAGGCTGTGCTCTGGACTGTGGTGCTGGAATCGGCCGTATCACCAAGCGGCTGCTCCTGCCCCTCTTCCGTACGGTGGATCTAGTGGACGTGACACAGGAGTTTCTGGATAAAGCTCGTACCTACCTGGGTGAGGAAGCCAAGCGGGTGGAGAACTACTTCTGCTGTGGCCTACAAGACTTTCAGCCCCAGCCAGAACGCTACGATGTCATTTGGATCCAGTGGGTGATCG GTCACTTGACCGATGACCATCTGGTGGAATTCCTGAGGCGTTGCCGGAGTGGTCTGCGTCCAGATGGCCTGATTGTGGTGAAGGATAATGTTGCATATGAAGGTGTAATACCTGATGATGTAGACAGCAGCGTGTGTCGGGACCTGAATGTATTACATCGCCTAGTAGCCCGGGCCGGACTCAGCATCATCTGTGAGGAGCAGCAGCAGAACTTCCCTGAGGAAATCTACCAGGTCCACACTCTAGCGCTCAGATAG